TTTGACCCAACCAATGCTCCCCTCATTCGCGTCGTCTTGATCCACAAGCCAGAAAAGACCTTCGTGCTTTTGGTGCTGCACCACGCCATCGGTGATGGCGCGGCGTCCGTATTCCTGTTGCGGGACCTGCTTAGAGCACTTTCCGGTGATCGTCTTGAACGGCAGGCTTTCCCACGCTCGCTGGATGAGATTGTCGGTGTCCCGGTACGTACTTCGTCCGAGCAAGGTGCCGTGCTCTCTCAAGAGCTTGCAAAAATGCTCGCTCAGGCCCCAGTACACGTAGAGAGCCGCGCGCTTTCCGCCGAACTAACGAGCAGAATCCGCAAGCTTGCCGGCAGGAAAACACCGCCATCCACGACATCCTCTGCGCAGCCATCGCAGTGGCAGGTAGAGAAATCGACCATATGTGGCGCGACAATCCGCTCCGGATCTTTTCGCCTGTCAATATTCGCAGCTTGCTGGGGCTCACCGACGAGTGCGTGGACGCCTTTTCCAAAGCGGTGACCGTCATCGAAGCGAACTCCGGCGGTAACCTTTGGGAACTGGCGCGCGTAGTTCGAGAAACCCTACTTCCGTTCGAGACAGCAGAGGGTAACGCGCCCATCATCACAGCAATCAGTGAGGCTATGGCCGGCAATATGAACGTTGTGGAAGCGCTTGCATTTAGTTACGCTGCATTCTCTGAACAGCTGATGATATTCAACCTAAGCACAGTGCCCCTTGCCCCAGGCTTTGGCAGTTTCACGATTAAGTCGCTTTGGGCCCCAGTCTTTCTACGCGGCCATGCACACGAACAGACAGTCGGCGTCACGTCCATTGACGACTCAATAAGACTCGTCCATACCAGCTGGATCCCAATACCTGATCTCTTGGAACGTACTGAAAGGAAGCTCGAAGAAGCCTGCGTACCGATTCCGATTGAAGCGTAACTGGGTCAGGACAAATCTGCGAAAAGCTTCGCTACCCTGGCTTTGGGACCTTGGCGCATGCGGTTGCGACTGGACCGGCGCCAACCTGAACCGGCAGACAACAGATCTACACAACCGATAAGACGCGCATTTATCTCATTTTCAATGGCAAGGGAGCACATGATTCAAACGAATAGCTCAGCACGGGCATGGAGTCGCCTTGGAGAGTCCTCCCGTTAATCTGACCCGCATCGGAGGATCTATCGCCATAGCCTCCGTGGTGCTCATGGTGATCAAGAGCAGTGCCGTTCGGTCTATTACGAAGCCTCTTGCATCGGTTGACCAGATGGCGCTTACTAACTATCTCGCGACAAGTATCCTCCTTCAGTTCGTTTCCTCTGGGCCCGTGGAAGCTGTACGGCCAGTTCGAGTACTACCAGCTGTACTATGTCGTGTTTGCTGTTTGGATCTTCAATCTCGTAAGCTGCTCGATCTGGCTGCGTTATTTCAACTTCGGCCCAATGGAATGGCTATGGCGTTCCCTCACATACTGGAAGATACAACCCATTCTCTCCCACAATGCATAAACTGGGCGGAGGCCGTGACTACGGCAACCAGATCCTGGACCTCTTGAATCAGGACGGCGTGCGGGCGCAGTCACGAGGATGAGTAAACGCCGCGGGAAAACTTTCCCAGAGTACACTTTGAACTGCTCCGGGCTCAATTGTCACAAGATTGTCAAAAATAAAACTATCTATTAGATGGTAGGCTAAGTTCGATATAATCACTGATGTCGAGGTCATCTGCAATCAACAAAGGCTGACCTGCATTCGGAGAGAAGTCGATAGAACCCTATATGTGCGCTCTGAGGAATTTGAGGGAAGTCTAAGTCATGGATGCCCTGATCAACGTCCCCACTGTCTGGGATCAGCTTGCTGAAACCATGTATTTAAAGGATCTGCCCACTGCTGAAGTCAAGGTGTCTAATCTTGCCTCATGTTCATTTGCCAGACTCCAAAGCAGCTGCGGACTACCGGGACTAGCGCGACCGGTCGTTGGAGAGCATGGCTACATCGTTGCGCTGCAACTCAAGGCAATCCCTTTCATCGAGCAATTCCTGGGTACGAAAAAAGTATCAAGCGGCCCATACCCTGTTGGTGGCGTCAGCGCAATCAACCTAGTGGATCAGCCAGCTGTCCTGCTCCCCAATCCCTTCGACACCTTGCTTCTGCATATCACGCAAACCGCGCTGGATGAATTTGCTTATGCTCACGGCGCGTCCAGGGTAGAAAAGTTGGTTTGGCCTCACGGAGCCTTTGATCCTGTTGTTCACTCTCTCGGACAATCTCTCGTCTGCGCCCTAGACCATCCCGTCCTTAGCTCAAGGCTATTTCTGGACTATGTCTTGCAGGCGTTGAACTGCCACTTCGTCTGCTCCTATGGCAAAGCTACGCAAGCGTCTCTAACTTTTCGCGGGGGGCTCTCTCCCTCGCAGAGGCGACGGGCAACAGAGTTGCTGGATGCGCATCTCGATGGAAACATTGCTCTTCAACAAGTTGCGGAAGCCTGCGATCTGTCTTTAGGCCACTTCGCACGTGCCTTCACAAAGACCTTTCGCAAACCGCCTCATAGGTGGTTGACCGAGAGGCGCGTAGACAGGGCCAAGAGTCTTATGAGCGATTCTCTCCTGTCCCTGGCCGACATCGCCGCCCGGTGTGGATTTACGGACCAATCAGCCCTCTCCCGCTCCTTCAAACGACTTTACGGGATCAGTCCGGGAACATGGCGGCGCAGCACCTCCGGCAGGACTAAAGGACTCTGAGATTCGATTCGTTACGCGACGAATTCAGACGAAACCACGCAACTGAGGCTGACCGAATATCGCGACCGGCCGCAGAGGGAAGCCTCGATGCGAATGATCACTCGCGGCTTGTCCCGCGATTATCCATCAACTTTATGCAACTATAATACATACAGATAAGATTGCGCTCCACGGCGCATCTATGCTCCGGCACCACTACGTCACAAGGATTCCAGCATGATCGACATTCAGTTTCCCACTGCGCTCCAGATCATGCTGAGTCTGGCGCTGGCTCAACAAGAGGCGGTTCCTCAACTGAGTTCTTCTCAGCTTGCTCAGAGTCTCGGTGCAAATCCAAGCTTTGTGCGCAAGCTTCTTGTGCCACTTGTTCAAGACAAACTTGTAGATTCGATTATGGGCAAGACTGGGGGCGTGCGTCTGGCTCGGACTCCGGACAAGATCACGTTGCGTGACATCTATCGCTCCGTAGTCAAAGACAAGAAAATCTGGGCGCCACGGACGGGAATCCCGCACCGGTGCCTAGTCAGTTCGAATGTCCAGAGCTACTTCGAAGAACTCATCGACGACGCAGAGGAAGCTGTCCAATCGACGCTGGGAAGACGCACACTCCTTCAGGCGCTAACGGAGCTCCAGCGCCGCGCGGCCGTGACCGAGGTCTCTGGCAGGGCGAAGCAAGAGCGCCTATCAAGGCGATAGCGCGACGATGAACACTACCCTACGACAGGAGTGAGATCGATCTCTCGCGTCGAAACTGCCGGCGCTTAGCACGCCGCTTCCCAGCAGATTTCGAAGTAGAGCTAATGTCTTTCCGAGGCCCGATCTACCAATTCTGCGAAGTCTTAGGTCGCTCCTGATGTCTGATAGAACTGCTTCAAGCAGAAGCGGAAATTTGGCAGCGTAGACCTCGAAAGCCTGACTCGATTCCCTCTTCCATTGCTCCCCAGATCGCTATCTCCGCTCAGATACCGCCTTGAGGTGACGAGGCCCACTCTGCTTCAAACATCTCGGATAAATACTTTACCTGGGTCTCCACTAGGCCGATGAGAACTGTTCGTAAGTGCGGCCTGACGGCACGGGCCCATAGCAGTGGCTCAGATCTCGTCCGCTTAACTCTGGGACTTCCGAGCATAAGGAGATTGGTGCTATAAAGGGCGCCGGGGTTGATATAGGTTTCCGGCGATTGGGGGACGAGTACCGAATGCCCGAATCCTGTCAATGCATTGAAGCAAGCATGTCGTACATTGGAGGCTGCATCAATCACTGCAATCATCGGTTGGCTCCTGGCACCCGTCACTGCAATTCGCTTCGTGGTTAATGGTAGCCCCTCCGATCCACGCTGCCAATTATCACTTTCTATAGGTGGCCAAGTCGCACTGACTACCGCGGGCAGTGCTGCGTGAGCGATAATTTCAGCGAACTACCCCTGAACTGAACACCTTGCAGGCTTTTCAGTCCCCTACCTTCCGCTAGAAAGGATCCACCGAATCTTGGCGCATCTTAAGGCTTGCATATTTACGATACTTGTTTGCGCGTCTGCCGTGCTTGTCGGTTATTACCTGGATGAGCCAGGGTCAAGCCTTCTCATCGCAGCGATGGTTACGAGCCTCTTTCTCGGTAGAAAGGAGAGCCTCTTCGCCATTGGTTTATTGCTTATTCCTTTCGACTACCTTTTTCTGCAACCTAGATTCAGCTTCGCTATGACCTCCCATTCAGTTGAGAGACTTGCGGTATTCGTAGGAGCGATGCTCTTCGCAACCGAATTGATACACGCGAAGAAACAGTCCGATCGTTCCAGGCTGCAGGGGGAGATGGAGTTTCGCGCGCTTGCAGAAACATGCCCGGACTGCATCCTCATCGTAAGCGACCAGCAGCTAATTCGATTCTTGAATCCTGCCGCAGTGAAGATGTTCGGCTATTCCCAAGAGGAGTTACTTGGCATCCCCATATCGCGCCTGCTTCCTGAATTAGCTTTCAGCCTATCGCAGACCGAAGAATTTCTGGCTCTCCATAAGAATGGCAGCCGATTCCATGTAGAGTCCAGTTGGGGACAGTTTGCAGACAAGACGACAATCTTTCTGCGGGATGTAACAGACCGCAAGAGTATGCAAGCGCAACTTGAGGCAAGTGAGGCGAGCCTGCGCCTCACGCTCGATACGATTCCCGGCCTGGTGTACAGTCGGCCTCCAGATGGCGAGCTTGACTATGCAAATCGTCATCTGATGGATTTTTTCGGGTTCACCCTAGAGGACGTTAAACGTGGTGTCTGGAGGGACGGGCTACACCCAGACGAAACGGAGTTCGTGCTCTCGAAGATGAAAGAGGGCGCTGCTCTTGGGAAGCCTTACACATTCGACTGCAGGCATCGCTTGGAAGATGGCACCTACGGATGGATACACTCTGCGGTGGAGCCTCTCATAGGCCCGGATGGGCAGGTCGTTCGTTGGTATGGCCTGATAACTGACATAGGCGCCTGGAAAAAAGCAGAAGAGTCATTGCGCCAGACGCAGACGAGACTTGCGATAGCCTCTCGGATCGCAGTCGCGTCAGAACTGGCTGCTTCTATTGTTCACGAAATTAGCCAGCCGCTTGCTGCTATGGTGGCGAATGGTCAATCCAGCCTTCGTTGGTTGGGAACCAACCCACCCAATCATGACAACGCTAAAGCAGCTGCCGAACGGATCGTTCGCGATGGGAAGGATGCAACTGAAATTATTCAGGGTCTCCGCAATCTCTTCAAACGCGCGGAACCGCAGAAATCAGCGGTTGCACTTCGAAAGATCGTAGGCGAAGTTTTGGCTCTGCTTCAGCCCAGAACTCAAAAGGAAGGCGTCCGGACTAAGTTGCAAATTGCACCCGACCTTCCGCCGATGTTAGGCGATCCCATTCAACTGCAACAGGTCCTGCTCAATCTCGTTTCAAACGCGATCGATGCAATGCACTCAGTTGTAGGTCGGTCCAAGAATCTCATGATCCGTGCTCGGCGGATCGACGACAACTCGATATTGACCGAGATCGAAGACTCCGGCACCGGAGTTTTAGATCATGAGAAGATTTTTGAGACCTTCTTTACAACCAAAGAAAACGGCATGGGGATGGGCCTCTCGGTCTGCAGGACCATCGTCACGGCTCATGGAGGTCGTTTATGGGCCTCCCCGGCATTTACATCCGGCACTGTCTTCTCGTTCACGATTCCGATTGAAACTGAGACACCTGAGGAAGTTATAACACCCACGTAGACAGGCGAAAATTTACGGGGGTACCGGCTATCCTGTTAAAACCATGCCCCAGCACGAACAGGACGAGCGCTACCCGCCACAACCTCCGACCTCGTCGAGTCTGCAGGCACCAAAGGCGCGCCCCTCATCACACTAGTCGCCGTCTGATTTGTGAGGAAGCCCACTGGGATATAGAAAAACCCGTCTCCAGTACGTTGTGGCATTGGAAATAGTCCGCAAGTGTACTAGCGGTGAGACGGGCCGGACAAAGTTGTGACATAAATGTGACAACGAAGCCCAGGCATTCACGCAGAATAAGTACTACCGAGCGGGAAGGCCGGGTACTACTCAAG
This is a stretch of genomic DNA from Granulicella sp. WH15. It encodes these proteins:
- a CDS encoding AraC family transcriptional regulator translates to MDALINVPTVWDQLAETMYLKDLPTAEVKVSNLASCSFARLQSSCGLPGLARPVVGEHGYIVALQLKAIPFIEQFLGTKKVSSGPYPVGGVSAINLVDQPAVLLPNPFDTLLLHITQTALDEFAYAHGASRVEKLVWPHGAFDPVVHSLGQSLVCALDHPVLSSRLFLDYVLQALNCHFVCSYGKATQASLTFRGGLSPSQRRRATELLDAHLDGNIALQQVAEACDLSLGHFARAFTKTFRKPPHRWLTERRVDRAKSLMSDSLLSLADIAARCGFTDQSALSRSFKRLYGISPGTWRRSTSGRTKGL
- a CDS encoding Rrf2 family transcriptional regulator produces the protein MIDIQFPTALQIMLSLALAQQEAVPQLSSSQLAQSLGANPSFVRKLLVPLVQDKLVDSIMGKTGGVRLARTPDKITLRDIYRSVVKDKKIWAPRTGIPHRCLVSSNVQSYFEELIDDAEEAVQSTLGRRTLLQALTELQRRAAVTEVSGRAKQERLSRR
- a CDS encoding PAS domain S-box protein, with protein sequence MAHLKACIFTILVCASAVLVGYYLDEPGSSLLIAAMVTSLFLGRKESLFAIGLLLIPFDYLFLQPRFSFAMTSHSVERLAVFVGAMLFATELIHAKKQSDRSRLQGEMEFRALAETCPDCILIVSDQQLIRFLNPAAVKMFGYSQEELLGIPISRLLPELAFSLSQTEEFLALHKNGSRFHVESSWGQFADKTTIFLRDVTDRKSMQAQLEASEASLRLTLDTIPGLVYSRPPDGELDYANRHLMDFFGFTLEDVKRGVWRDGLHPDETEFVLSKMKEGAALGKPYTFDCRHRLEDGTYGWIHSAVEPLIGPDGQVVRWYGLITDIGAWKKAEESLRQTQTRLAIASRIAVASELAASIVHEISQPLAAMVANGQSSLRWLGTNPPNHDNAKAAAERIVRDGKDATEIIQGLRNLFKRAEPQKSAVALRKIVGEVLALLQPRTQKEGVRTKLQIAPDLPPMLGDPIQLQQVLLNLVSNAIDAMHSVVGRSKNLMIRARRIDDNSILTEIEDSGTGVLDHEKIFETFFTTKENGMGMGLSVCRTIVTAHGGRLWASPAFTSGTVFSFTIPIETETPEEVITPT